A window from Peromyscus eremicus chromosome 1, PerEre_H2_v1, whole genome shotgun sequence encodes these proteins:
- the Rom1 gene encoding rod outer segment membrane protein 1 yields MAPVLPVVLPLQPRIRLAQGLWLLSWLLALAGGLTLLCSGHLLVQLWHLGAFLAPSCSFPALPQTALAAGAVALGTGLGGAGASRASLDAARYPPWRGVLSPLLAAGTAAGGGLLALALGLTLVLPVSLHQGLEEGLEAALVHYKDTEVPGHCQAKRLMDELQLRHHCCGRHGYKDWFGVQWVSNRYLDPSDQDVVDRIQSNVEGLYLIDGVPFSCCNPHSPRPCLQSQLSDPYAHPLFDPRQPNLNLWAQGCHEVLLGHLQGLSGTLGSMLAVTFLLQALVLLGLRYLQTALEGLGGVIDGEGETQGYLLPGGLRDMLKTAGLQGGIAHKPAPEEAPPEEEPPKEVLPEA; encoded by the exons ATGGCGCCGGTGCTGCCCGTGGTGCTGCCCCTCCAACCCCGTATCCGTCTGGCGCAGGGGCTCTGGCTCCTCTCCTGGCTGCTGGCACTGGCCGGTGGCCTCACCCTCCTCTGTAGTGGGCACCTCCTGGTACAGCTGTGGCACCTTGGCGCCTTTCTGGCTCCCTCTTGTTCATTCCCTGCCCTGCCCCAGACTGCCCTAGCAGCAGGAGCGGTGGCTCTAGGCACAGGACTAGGGGGCGCAGGAGCCAGCCGGGCGAGTCTGGATGCAGCTCGATACCCTCCCTGGCGAGGGGTCCTGAGTCCACTGCTGGCGGCTGGCACTGCGGCAGGCGGGGGATTGCTGGCCCTTGCCTTGGGGCTAACTCTGGTTTTGCCTGTAAGTCTGCACCAGGGATTGGAGGAGGGCCTGGAGGCTGCCTTGGTTCACTACAAGGACACAGAGGTGCCTGGACATTGTCAGGCCAAACGACTGATGGATGAGTTGCAGTTGAGGCACCACTGCTGCGGACGCCATGGCTACAAGGATTGGTTTGGTGTCCAATGGGTCAGCAACCGTTACCTGGACCCCAGCGACCAAGATGTGGTTGA CCGGATTCAGAGCAACGTGGAAGGTTTATACCTGATTGATGGAGTCCCCTTCTCCTGTTGCAACCCCCACTCACCCAGGCCTTGCCTGCAAAGCCAGCTCTCGGACCCCTATGCCCATCCACTCTTCGATCCTCGGCAGCCCAACCTAAACCTCTGGGCCCAAGGGTGCCATGAGGTGCTGCTGGGGCACCTGCAGGGTTTGTCGGGCACCCTGGGAAGCATGCTGGCTGTCACCTTCTTGCTGCAG GCTCTAGTGCTCCTTGGCTTGCGGTACTTGCAGACAGCGCTGGAGGGGCTTGGAGGAGTCATTGACGGGGAAGGAGAGACCCAGGGCTATCTTCTTCCTGGTGGGCTGAGAGACATGTTGAAAACTGCAGGGCTACAGGGAGGGATCGCCCACAAGCCAGCACCTGAGGAGGCCCCACCAGAAGAGGAACCTCCCAAGGAGGTTCTACCTGAGGCCTAG
- the Eml3 gene encoding echinoderm microtubule-associated protein-like 3, which translates to MELVKAALAEALRLLRLHGSSTSLQGSGTPTPTRDSTPAPPGLPPACSPSLVSRGTQTEGKLEMEPSSEPPGLSNGPPALQGASEEPSGTQSEGGCSSSSGAGSPGPPGVLRPVQPLQRSDTPRRNSSSSSSPSERPRQKLSRKAASSANLLLRSGSTESRGSKDPLSSPGGPGSRRSNYNLEGISVKMFLRGRPITMYIPSGIRSLEELPSGPPPETLSLDWVYGYRGRDSRSNLFVLRSGEVVYFIACVVVLYRPGGGPGGPGGGGQRHYRGHTDCVRCLAVHPDGVRVASGQTAGVDKDGKPLQPVVHIWDSETLLKLQEIGLGAFERGVGALAFSAVDQGAFLCVVDDSNEHMLSVWDCSRGVKLAEIKSTNDSVLAVGFSPRDSSCIVTSGKSHVHFWNWSGGAGVPGNGTLARKQGVFGKYKKPKFIPCFVFLPDGNILTGDSEGNILTWGRSVSDSKTPGRGGAKETYTIVAQAHAHEGSIFALCLRRDGTVLSGGGRDRRLVQWGPGLVALQEAEIPEHFGAVRAIAEGLGSELLVGTTKNALLRGDLAQGFSPVIQGHTDELWGLCTHPSQNRFLTCGHDRQLCLWDGEGHALAWSMDLKETGLCADFHPSGAVVVVGLNTGRWLVLDTETREIVSDVTDGNEQLSVVRYSPDGLYLAIGSHDNMIYIYSVSSCGTKSSRFGRCMGHSSFITHLDWSKDGNFIMSNSGDYEILYWDVAGGCKLLRNRYESRDREWATYTCVLGFHVYGVWPDGSDGTDINSLCRSHNERVVAVADDFCKVHLFQYPCARAKAPSRMYSGHGSHVTSVRFTHDDSYLVSLGGKDASIFQWRVLGAGGSGPAPATPSRTPSLSPASSLDV; encoded by the exons ATGGAACTGGTAAAGGCAGCCCTGGCAGAAGCTCTTCGCCTGCTGCGACTGCATGGCTCCTCCACCTCCCTGCAGGGCTCTGgcacaccaactccaacaagggACAG CACTCCAGCTCCCCCAGGACTGCCACCTGCATGCAGCCCTTCCTTGGTGAGCCGAGGCACCCAGACAGAGGGAAAGTTGGAGATGGAGCCATCCTCTGAACCACCTGGCCTGAGCAATGGGCCTCCAGCTCTTCAGGGGGCCAGTGAGGAGCCTAGCGGGACCCAGTCTGAAGgaggctgcagcagcagcagtggggcAGGCTCTCCGGGCCCCCCAGGGGTCCTTAGGCCTGTGCAGCCCCTTCAGCGGTCTGACAC GCCACGAagaaattcctcctcctcctcctccccctcagaGCGGCCCAGGCAGAAACTCTCTAGGAAGGCAGCTTCCTCGGCCAACCTGCTATTGCGGTCAGGGAGCACAGAGAG CCGTGGGAGCAAAGAccccctctccagccctgggggtCCTGGATCTCGGAGGAGCAATTATAATTTGG AAGGCATTTCAGTGAAGATGTTCCTTCGTGGCCGCCCCATCACCATGTACATTCCATCTGGTATCCGAAGTCTTGAGGAGCTGCCCAGTGGCCCACCCCCGGAGACCCTCAGCCTTGACTGGGT TTATGGGTACAGGGGCCGTGATTCTCGCTCTAATCTGTTTGTGCTGCGCTCTGGGGAGGTGGTCTACTTTATTGCCTGTGTAGTGGTGCTGTACCGGCCTGGGGGAGGCCCAGGGGGCCCTGGAGGTGGCGGCCAGAGACATTACCGGGGTCATACAGACTGCGTTCGATG CCTTGCTGTTCACCCTGATGGTGTTCGTGTAGCCTCAGGACAGACAGCTGGAGTAGACAAGGATGGGAAG CCCTTGCAGCCTGTGGTTCACATCTGGGACTCAGAGACGCTTCTAAAGCTGCAGGAAATCGGACTGGGTGCCTTTGAACGTGGTGTGGGGGCCTTGGCCTTTTCAGCAGTG GATCAGGGCGCTTTTCTTTGTGTGGTGGATGATTCCAATGAGCACATGCTGTCAGTGTGGGATTGCAGCCGGGGAGTGAAGCTGGCTGAGATCAAG AGTACAAATGACTCAGTCCTGGCTGTTGGCTTCAGCCCTCGTGACAGCAGCTGTATTGTTACCAGTGGAAAATCTCATGTTCACTTTTGGAACTGGAGTGGAGGAGCAGGGGTTCCTGGAAATGGGACCCTCGCCCGGAAACAGGGTGTTTTTGGG AAATACAAGAAACCCAAGTTTATCCCTTGCTTTGTGTTCCTCCCTGATGGGAACATTCTCACTGGAGACTCTGAGGGGAACATTCTCACTTGGGGGCGAAGTGTCTCTGATTCCAAGACCCCAGGCAGGGGCGGGGCCAAAG AGACCTACACAATTGTGGCCCAGGCCCACGCCCATGAAGGGTCCATCTTTGCCCTGTGTCTCCGACGGGATGGGACAGTGCTTAGTGGCGGTGGGCGGGACCGACGGCTGGTACAGTGGGGGCCTGGGTTGGTGGCcctccaggaggctgag ATTCCAGAACACTTCGGAGCTGTGAGGGCCATTGCAGAAGGGCTTGGCTCTGAGCTGCTGGTGGGAACCACGAAGAACGCATTACTGAGGGGAGATCTGGCTCAGGGCTTCTCCCCTGTTATTCAG GGCCACACTGATGAGCTGTGGGGACTGTGTACACATCCCTCCCAGAACCGCTTCCTCACCTGTGGCCATGACCGGCAGCTCTGCCTGTGGGATGGGGAAGGCCATGCACTGGCCTGGAGCATGGACTTAAAG GAGACAGGTCTGTGTGCCGACTTCCACCCAAGTGGGGCAGTTGTGGTTGTAGGACTGAACACGGGGAG GTGGTTGGTTTTGGACACAGAGACCAGAGAGATTGTGTCTGACGTCACTGATGGCAACGAACAGCTCTCAGTTGTCCGGTATAGCCCAG ATGGGTTGTACCTGGCTATTGGTTCCCATGACAACATGATCTACATCTATAGCGTTTCCAGTTGTGGTACTAAGTCCAGCCGCTTTGGCAGATGTATG GGGCACTCCAGTTTTATCACTCACCTTGACTGGTCCAAGGATGGGAATTTCATCATGTCCAATTCTGGGGACTATGAGATTCTTTACT GGGACGTGGCTGGAGGCTGCAAACTACTAAGGAATCGCTATGAGAGCAGAGACCGGGAGTGGGCTACCTACACCTGTGTGCTTGGCTTCCACGTCTATG GTGTGTGGCCTGATGGCTCTGACGGGACAGACATCAACTCCCTTTGCCGCTCCCACAATGAACGCGTGGTGGCTGTGGCGGACGACTTCTGCAAAGTACACCTTTTTCAGTATCCGTGCGCTCGAGCCAAG GCGCCAAGTCGTATGTATTCAGGCCATGGCAGCCATGTGACTAGCGTCCGGTTCACGCACGACGACTCATACCTCGTCTCCCTAGGTGGCAAGGATGCCAGCATCTTTCAGTGGCGAGTGTTGGGCGCTGGGGGCTCTGGGCCCGCTCCTGCCACGCCTTCTAGAACTCCCTCTCTGTCCCCGGCCTCCTCCCTGGACGTGTGA
- the Mta2 gene encoding metastasis-associated protein MTA2 isoform X1 has product MAANMYRVGDYVYFENSSSNPYLVRRIEELNKTANGNVEAKVVCLFRRRDISSSLNSLADSNAREFEEESKQPGVSEQQRHQLKHRELFLSRQFESLPATHIRGKCSVTLLNETDILNQYLEKEDCFFYSLVFDPVQKTLLADQGEIRVGCKFQAEIPDRLAEGESDNRNQQKMEMKVWDPDNPLTDRQIDQFLVVARAVGTFARALDCSSSIRQPSLHMSAAAASRDITLFHAMDTLQKNGYDLAKAMSTLVPQGGPVLCRDEMEEWSASEAMLFEEALEKYGKDFNDIRQDFLPWKSLASIVQFYYMWKTTDRYIQQKRLKAAEADSKLKQVYIPTYTKPNPNQIISVGSKPGMNGAGFQKGLTCESCHTTQSAQWYAWGPPNMQCRLCASCWIYWKKYGGLKTPTQLEGAARGTTEPHSRGHLSRPEAQSLSPYTTSANRAKLLAKNRQTFLLQTTKLTRLARRMCRDLLQPRRAARRPYAPINANAIKAECSIRLPKAAKTPLKIHPLVRLPLATIVKDLVAQAPLKPKTPRGTKTPINRNQLTQNRGLGGIMVKRSYETMSGAGVPFSANGRPLASGIRSSSQPVAKRQKLNPADAPNPVVFVATKDTRALRKALTHLEMRRAARRPNLPLKVKPTLLGVRPPVPLPAPAHPASTNEPIVLED; this is encoded by the exons ATGGCGGCTAACATGTACCGGGTGGGAG ATTACGTCTATTTTGAGAACTCCTCCAGCAATCCTTACCTGGTTAGACGGATTGAGGAGCTAAACAAG aCTGCAAATGGAAATGTGGAAGCAAAGGTTGTCTGTCTTTTCCGGCGAAGGGATATTTCTAGTAGCCTCAACAGCCTGGCTGACAGTAATGCTA GGGAATTTGAGGAAGAATCAAAGCAACCAGGGGTCTCGGAGCAGCAGAGACATCAGTTGAAGCACCGAGAGCTTTTTCTTTCTCGGCAGTTCGAATCGTTACCAGCCACCCACATAAG GGGGAAGTGCAGTGTAACTCTCTTGAATGAGACAGATATCTTGAACCAGTATCTGGAAAAAGAG GACTGCTTTTTTTACTCACTGGTGTTTGATCCTGTGCAGAAGACACTTCTAGCTGATCAAGGGGAGATCAGAGTTGGTTGCAAATTCCAAGCTGAGATTCCAGATCGCTTGGCAGAGG GCGAATCGGATAATCGAAACCAACAGAAGATGGAGATGAAAGTCTGGGACCCAGACAACCCTCTCACAGACCGGCAGATTGATCAGTTTCTCGTGGTGGCCCG AGCTGTGGGAACCTTTGCAAGAGCCCTAGACTGCAGCAGCTCCATTCGGCAGCCAAGCTTGCACATGAGTGCAGCTGCTGCGTCCCGAGATATAACCCTG TTCCATGCCATGGACACATTACAAAAGAATGGCTATGACTTGGCCAAGGCCATGTCAACCCTGGTGCCACAGGGGGGCCCAGTGCTCTGTCGAGATGAGATGGAGGAGTGGTCTGCTTCTGAAGCCATGCTATTTGAAGAGGCTCTAGAGAAGTACGGGAAAGATTTCAATGATATCCGCCAGGACTTT CTACCCTGGAAATCACTTGCAAGCATAGTCCAGTTTTATTACATGTGGAAAACCACAGATCGGTATATTCAGCAG AAAAGATTGAAAGCTGCTGAAGCAGACAGCAAACTGAAACAGGTCTACATCCCCACCTA TACTAAGCCAAACCCTAACCAGATCATTTCCGTGGGTTCAAAACCTGGCATGAATGGGGCTGGATTCCAGAAAGGCCTGACTTGTGAGAGCTGCCACA CCACACAGTCTGCCCAGTGGTATGCCTGGGGCCCACCTAACATGCAGTGCCGCCTTTGTGCTTCCTGTTGGATTTACTGGAAGAAGTATGGGGGACTGAAGACTCCAACCCAGCTTGAAGGGGCTGCTCGGGGCACCACA GAGCCACACTCAAGAGGCCATTTATCCAGACCCGAAGCCCAGAGTCTCTCCCCCTATACAACCAGCGCTAACCGGGCCAAGTTGCTGGCTAAGAACAGGCAAACTTTCTTGCTCCAGACCACAAAGCTGACTCGTCTTGCCAGACGGATGTGCAGAGACCTGTTACAGCCAAGGAGGGCTGCCCGAAGACCCTATGCACCTATCAATGCCAATGCCATCAAGGCTGAGT gtTCTATTCGACTTCCTAAGGCTGCCAAGACGCCACTGAAAATTCACCCTCTGGTGCGGCTGCCCTTGGCAACCATCGTCAAAGATCTGG TGGCCCAGGCACCTCTGAAACCAAAAACACCTCGGGGCACCAAGACACCAATCAACAGAAACCAGCTGACACAGAACCGAGGCCTGGGGGGCATTATGGTGAAACGTTCCTATGAGACT ATGTCAGGGGCAGGGGTCCCCTTCTCTGCCAATGGAAGGCCTCTGGCCTCAGGGATTCGTTCAAGCTCACAGCCAGTAGCCAAGCGTCAGAAACTAAACCCTGCTGATGCTCCCAATCCTGTGGTATTTGTGGCCACAAAAGATACCAG GGCTTTAAGGAAGGCTCTAACTCACCTGGAAATGCGCCGAGCTGCCCGAAGGCCCAACCTACCCTTGAAGGTGAAGCCAACACTGCTGGGAGTTCGACCCCCAGTTCCTCTGCCAGCACCCGCACATCCTGCCAGCACCAATGAGCCCATTGTTCTGGAGGACTGA
- the B3gat3 gene encoding galactosylgalactosylxylosylprotein 3-beta-glucuronosyltransferase 3, whose product MKLKLKNVFLAYFLVSIAGLLYALVQLGQPCDCLPPLRAAAEQLRQKDLRISQLQADLRRPPPVPAQPPEPEALPTIYVITPTYARLVQKAELVRLSQTLSLVPRLHWLLVEDAESPTPLVSGLLAASGLLFTHLAVLTPKAQRLREGEPGWVRPRGVEQRNKALDWLRGRGGAVGGEKDPPPPGTQGVVYFADDDNTYSRELFKEMRWTRGVSVWPVGLVGGLRFEGPQVQDGRVVGFHTAWEPNRPFPLDMAGFAVALPLLLAKPNAQFDAAAPRGHLESSLLSHLVEPKDLEPRAANCTQVLVWHTRTEKPKMKQEEQLQRQGQGSNPAIEV is encoded by the exons ATGAAGCTGAAGCTGAAGAACGTGTTTCTTGCCTACTTCCTGGTGTCGATCGCTGGCCTCCTCTACGCGCTGGTGCAGCTCG GCCAGCCATGTGACTGCCTCCCTCCACTGAGAGCGGCAGCTGAGCAGCTTCGACAGAAGGACCTGAGGATTTCCCAGTTGCAAGCTGATCTCCGTCGCCCACCCCCTGTCCCAGCCCAGCCCCCTGAACCTGAGGCTCTGCCTACAATCTATGTCATTACCCCAACCTATGCCAG GCTGGTACAGAAGGCAGAGCTGGTTCGGCTGTCCCAGACCCTGAGCCTGGTGCCCCGTCTACACTGGTTGCTGGTGGAGGATGCTGAGAGCCCTACCCCGCTGGTCTCGGGGCTGCTGGCTGCCTCTGGTCTTCTCTTCACACACCTAGCTGTCCTAACGCCCAAGGCTCAGCGGCTTAGGGAAGGCGAGCCAGGATGGGTTCGGCCCCGAGGAGTAGAACAGCGCAACAAGGCCCTGGACTGGCTCCGAGGCAGAGGGGGTGCTGTTGGGGGGGAGAAAGACCCACCACCACCAGGGACCCAGGGAGTCGTGTATTTTGCTGATGATGACAACACCTACAGCCGGGAGCTCTTTAAGGAG ATGCGTTGGACTCGTGGTGTCTCAGTGTGGCCTGTGGGGCTGGTGGGCGGCCTGCGATTTGAGGGTCCTCAGGTACAGGATGGCCGGGTTGTGGGTTTCCACACAGCATGGGAACCCAACAGGCCCTTTCCCCTGGATATGGCGGGATTTGCTGTTGCCCTGCCCTTGCTGTTGGCTAAGCCCAATGCCCAGTTTGATGCTGCTGCACCCCGGGGCCACCTGGAGAGTAgtctcctgagccatcttgtggaACCCAAGGACCTGGAGCCACGGGCTGCCAACTGTACTCAG GTACTAGTATGGCACACCCGGACAGAGAAACCTAAGATGAAGCAGGAGGAGCAGCTGCAGCGGCAGGGCCAGGGCTCAAACCCAGCCATTGAGGTGTGA
- the Mta2 gene encoding metastasis-associated protein MTA2 isoform X2, with protein sequence MEMKVWDPDNPLTDRQIDQFLVVARAVGTFARALDCSSSIRQPSLHMSAAAASRDITLFHAMDTLQKNGYDLAKAMSTLVPQGGPVLCRDEMEEWSASEAMLFEEALEKYGKDFNDIRQDFLPWKSLASIVQFYYMWKTTDRYIQQKRLKAAEADSKLKQVYIPTYTKPNPNQIISVGSKPGMNGAGFQKGLTCESCHTTQSAQWYAWGPPNMQCRLCASCWIYWKKYGGLKTPTQLEGAARGTTEPHSRGHLSRPEAQSLSPYTTSANRAKLLAKNRQTFLLQTTKLTRLARRMCRDLLQPRRAARRPYAPINANAIKAECSIRLPKAAKTPLKIHPLVRLPLATIVKDLVAQAPLKPKTPRGTKTPINRNQLTQNRGLGGIMVKRSYETMSGAGVPFSANGRPLASGIRSSSQPVAKRQKLNPADAPNPVVFVATKDTRALRKALTHLEMRRAARRPNLPLKVKPTLLGVRPPVPLPAPAHPASTNEPIVLED encoded by the exons ATGGAGATGAAAGTCTGGGACCCAGACAACCCTCTCACAGACCGGCAGATTGATCAGTTTCTCGTGGTGGCCCG AGCTGTGGGAACCTTTGCAAGAGCCCTAGACTGCAGCAGCTCCATTCGGCAGCCAAGCTTGCACATGAGTGCAGCTGCTGCGTCCCGAGATATAACCCTG TTCCATGCCATGGACACATTACAAAAGAATGGCTATGACTTGGCCAAGGCCATGTCAACCCTGGTGCCACAGGGGGGCCCAGTGCTCTGTCGAGATGAGATGGAGGAGTGGTCTGCTTCTGAAGCCATGCTATTTGAAGAGGCTCTAGAGAAGTACGGGAAAGATTTCAATGATATCCGCCAGGACTTT CTACCCTGGAAATCACTTGCAAGCATAGTCCAGTTTTATTACATGTGGAAAACCACAGATCGGTATATTCAGCAG AAAAGATTGAAAGCTGCTGAAGCAGACAGCAAACTGAAACAGGTCTACATCCCCACCTA TACTAAGCCAAACCCTAACCAGATCATTTCCGTGGGTTCAAAACCTGGCATGAATGGGGCTGGATTCCAGAAAGGCCTGACTTGTGAGAGCTGCCACA CCACACAGTCTGCCCAGTGGTATGCCTGGGGCCCACCTAACATGCAGTGCCGCCTTTGTGCTTCCTGTTGGATTTACTGGAAGAAGTATGGGGGACTGAAGACTCCAACCCAGCTTGAAGGGGCTGCTCGGGGCACCACA GAGCCACACTCAAGAGGCCATTTATCCAGACCCGAAGCCCAGAGTCTCTCCCCCTATACAACCAGCGCTAACCGGGCCAAGTTGCTGGCTAAGAACAGGCAAACTTTCTTGCTCCAGACCACAAAGCTGACTCGTCTTGCCAGACGGATGTGCAGAGACCTGTTACAGCCAAGGAGGGCTGCCCGAAGACCCTATGCACCTATCAATGCCAATGCCATCAAGGCTGAGT gtTCTATTCGACTTCCTAAGGCTGCCAAGACGCCACTGAAAATTCACCCTCTGGTGCGGCTGCCCTTGGCAACCATCGTCAAAGATCTGG TGGCCCAGGCACCTCTGAAACCAAAAACACCTCGGGGCACCAAGACACCAATCAACAGAAACCAGCTGACACAGAACCGAGGCCTGGGGGGCATTATGGTGAAACGTTCCTATGAGACT ATGTCAGGGGCAGGGGTCCCCTTCTCTGCCAATGGAAGGCCTCTGGCCTCAGGGATTCGTTCAAGCTCACAGCCAGTAGCCAAGCGTCAGAAACTAAACCCTGCTGATGCTCCCAATCCTGTGGTATTTGTGGCCACAAAAGATACCAG GGCTTTAAGGAAGGCTCTAACTCACCTGGAAATGCGCCGAGCTGCCCGAAGGCCCAACCTACCCTTGAAGGTGAAGCCAACACTGCTGGGAGTTCGACCCCCAGTTCCTCTGCCAGCACCCGCACATCCTGCCAGCACCAATGAGCCCATTGTTCTGGAGGACTGA